The Salmonella enterica subsp. houtenae serovar Houten genome has a segment encoding these proteins:
- the yfiC gene encoding tRNA (adenine-N(6)-)-methyltransferase: MSQSGSVLRRNGFTFKRFFVAHDRCAMKVGTDGILLGAWAPVADVKRILDIGTGSGLLALMLAQRTDDNVPIDAVELDAGAAMQAQENVAHSPWSHRITVHTDNIQRWAPRQTVRFDLIISNPPYYEPGVECATPQREQARYTATLDHQTLLAIAADCITEDGFFCVVLPEQTGNVFTQQAANMGWHLRLRTDVAENEARLPHRVLLAFSPQAGECFSDRLVIRGSDQHYSESYTALTQAFYLFM, from the coding sequence ATGTCTCAGTCTGGCTCCGTTCTTCGTCGTAACGGATTTACGTTTAAACGGTTTTTTGTCGCACACGATCGGTGTGCGATGAAAGTGGGAACTGACGGTATTTTACTCGGGGCGTGGGCGCCGGTCGCGGATGTAAAGCGAATTCTGGATATCGGTACTGGAAGCGGTCTGCTGGCGTTAATGCTGGCGCAGCGGACGGATGACAATGTGCCTATTGACGCCGTGGAACTGGATGCCGGGGCTGCCATGCAAGCGCAGGAAAACGTTGCTCACTCTCCCTGGTCGCATCGAATAACGGTGCATACTGACAATATTCAGCGTTGGGCGCCTCGTCAGACGGTACGCTTTGATCTTATTATCAGCAACCCGCCTTATTACGAACCCGGTGTGGAATGCGCCACGCCGCAACGGGAGCAGGCGCGTTACACCGCTACTCTGGATCACCAGACGTTATTGGCTATTGCGGCGGATTGTATTACCGAAGACGGCTTTTTTTGCGTAGTATTGCCGGAACAAACAGGTAACGTTTTTACGCAGCAAGCGGCCAACATGGGATGGCATTTGCGGTTACGTACTGACGTTGCGGAAAACGAAGCGCGCTTGCCGCACCGGGTTCTGCTCGCGTTCTCCCCGCAAGCCGGGGAGTGCTTTAGCGACAGATTAGTGATTCGCGGGTCAGACCAACATTATTCTGAAAGTTATACGGCGCTGACCCAGGCATTTTATCTGTTTATGTGA
- the rseB gene encoding anti-sigma E factor, with translation MKQLWFAMSLVATSLFFSVNASADPASGALLQQMNIASQSLNYELSFVSITKQGVESLRYRHARLDSRPLAQLLQLDGPRREVVQRGNEISYFEPGLEPFTLNGDYIVDSLPSLIYTDFKRLAPYYDFISVGRTRIADRLCEVIRVVARDGTRYSYIVWMDMDTKLPMRVDLLDRDGETLEQFRVIAFTVSQDIGSTMQALAKANLPPLLSVPGGEKTKFNWSPSWVPQGFSEVSSSRRPLPTMDNLPIESRLYSDGLFSFSVNVNRATQNSSDQMLRTGRRTVYSSVRDNAEITIVGELPPQTAKRIADSIKFRAVQ, from the coding sequence ATGAAGCAACTTTGGTTTGCCATGTCCCTTGTGGCGACTAGCCTGTTCTTCTCAGTAAACGCCTCGGCCGACCCTGCGTCCGGGGCGTTATTGCAGCAGATGAACATCGCCAGTCAGTCACTGAACTACGAGCTGTCATTCGTCAGCATCACGAAACAAGGCGTTGAATCTCTGCGTTATCGACACGCACGTCTGGATAGTCGCCCGCTTGCGCAATTGCTACAGTTGGACGGTCCCCGCCGGGAGGTCGTACAGCGTGGTAATGAAATCAGTTATTTTGAACCGGGCCTTGAGCCGTTCACCCTGAACGGTGATTATATTGTCGATTCTCTGCCTTCCCTGATTTACACCGACTTCAAGCGTCTGGCGCCTTACTACGACTTTATTTCCGTCGGACGTACCCGTATCGCAGACAGATTGTGCGAAGTTATCCGCGTGGTGGCGCGCGATGGTACGCGTTACAGCTATATCGTCTGGATGGACATGGACACCAAACTGCCGATGCGCGTTGATCTGCTGGATCGCGATGGCGAGACGCTGGAGCAGTTCCGCGTTATTGCGTTCACGGTGAGTCAGGATATCGGCAGCACCATGCAGGCGCTGGCGAAGGCGAATCTTCCGCCGCTGCTTTCTGTTCCCGGTGGCGAAAAAACGAAATTTAACTGGAGTCCATCCTGGGTGCCGCAAGGCTTTAGCGAAGTCTCCAGCAGCCGTCGTCCCTTGCCGACGATGGATAACCTGCCTATCGAATCGCGGCTTTATTCTGACGGTCTGTTTAGCTTTTCCGTCAATGTGAACCGGGCGACGCAAAACAGCAGCGATCAGATGCTGCGTACCGGACGTCGAACGGTTTATAGCAGCGTTCGCGACAATGCGGAAATCACCATTGTCGGCGAGCTTCCGCCGCAAACGGCGAAGCGCATTGCCGACAGTATCAAATTCAGGGCAGTACAATGA
- a CDS encoding excisionase-like protein — translation MSKKIRDFELMSTREICCQLRISSRTLERYRKRPSDNNPFPEPDCSYMGGSNKWLKTKVNEWQVREMSRPTRRPMSHLNLPRDNKGRLIRSDVA, via the coding sequence ATGAGCAAAAAAATTAGAGACTTTGAATTGATGAGCACCCGCGAAATTTGCTGCCAGCTCAGGATTTCTTCCAGGACGCTGGAGCGTTACCGTAAGCGACCAAGCGACAACAACCCATTCCCGGAGCCTGACTGTTCATATATGGGTGGCTCCAACAAATGGCTTAAAACCAAAGTCAATGAGTGGCAGGTCAGGGAAATGTCACGACCAACACGCCGTCCAATGTCGCATCTGAATCTGCCCCGTGACAACAAAGGTCGACTCATCCGGTCTGACGTGGCGTGA
- the rpoE gene encoding RNA polymerase sigma-E factor (sigma-24): MSEQLTDQVLVERVQKGDQKAFNLLVVRYQHKVASLVSRYVPSGDVPDVVQESFIKAYRALDSFRGDSAFYTWLYRIAVNTAKNYLVAQGRRPPSSDVDAIEAENFESGGALKEISNPENLMLSEELRQIVFRTIESLPEDLRMAITLRELDGLSYEEIAAIMDCPVGTVRSRIFRAREAIDNKVQPLIRR, from the coding sequence ATGAGCGAGCAGTTAACGGACCAGGTCCTGGTTGAACGGGTCCAGAAGGGAGATCAGAAAGCCTTTAACTTACTGGTAGTGCGCTACCAGCATAAAGTGGCGAGTCTGGTTTCCCGCTATGTGCCATCGGGCGACGTTCCCGATGTCGTACAGGAATCATTTATTAAGGCCTATCGCGCGCTGGATTCTTTCCGGGGGGATAGCGCTTTTTATACCTGGTTGTATCGCATTGCGGTCAATACCGCGAAGAACTACCTGGTTGCTCAGGGGCGTCGTCCGCCTTCCAGTGATGTAGACGCGATTGAAGCAGAAAACTTTGAAAGCGGCGGCGCGCTGAAAGAAATTTCGAACCCTGAGAACTTAATGTTGTCAGAAGAACTGAGACAGATAGTTTTCCGAACTATTGAGTCCCTCCCTGAAGATTTACGTATGGCAATCACCTTACGGGAGCTGGATGGCCTGAGCTATGAAGAGATAGCGGCTATCATGGATTGTCCGGTGGGGACGGTGCGTTCACGTATCTTCCGGGCGCGGGAAGCTATTGATAATAAAGTTCAACCGCTTATCAGGCGTTGA
- the rseC gene encoding SoxR reducing system protein RseC, translating into MIKEWATVVSWQNGQAVVSCDVKASCSNCASRAGCGSRVLNKLGPQTTHTIVVPSAEPLAPGQKVELGIAEKSLLGSALLVYMSPLAGLFLCAALFQVLFGSDLAALSGAVLGGVGGFLIARGYSRKLAERDAWQPVILNVALPPDLVRVETTSIETRQ; encoded by the coding sequence ATGATTAAAGAGTGGGCAACCGTTGTCTCCTGGCAGAATGGTCAGGCGGTGGTGAGCTGCGACGTTAAAGCGTCATGCAGTAACTGCGCCTCTCGCGCGGGATGCGGCAGTCGCGTACTGAATAAATTAGGGCCGCAAACCACGCATACAATTGTTGTTCCAAGTGCGGAGCCGCTGGCGCCGGGGCAGAAAGTCGAGCTGGGCATCGCCGAAAAAAGCCTTTTAGGTTCGGCGTTGCTGGTATATATGTCGCCTTTAGCGGGGCTATTTCTCTGTGCGGCGCTTTTTCAGGTGCTGTTTGGATCTGACCTTGCCGCATTAAGCGGGGCCGTGCTGGGCGGCGTGGGCGGTTTTCTGATTGCCCGCGGCTATTCCCGAAAACTGGCGGAGCGCGACGCCTGGCAGCCAGTGATTTTAAACGTTGCCCTCCCGCCTGACCTCGTTCGCGTCGAAACTACCTCAATCGAAACGCGCCAATAA
- the rseA gene encoding anti-RNA polymerase sigma factor SigE has translation MQKEKLSALMDGETLDSELLKALTHDPEMQKTWESYHLIRDSMRGDTPDVLHFDISTRVMAAIENEPVRQVSPLIPEAQPVPQQWQKMPFWKKVRPWAAQLTQMGVAACVSLAVIVGVQHYNGQSETSQQPETPVFNTLPMMGKASPVSLGVPSEAAPVGSQQLQVQEQRRRINAMLQDYELQRRLHSEQLQFEQAQTQQAAVQVPGIQTLGTQSQ, from the coding sequence ATGCAGAAAGAAAAACTTTCCGCTTTGATGGATGGCGAAACGTTGGACAGTGAGCTGCTCAAAGCGCTTACGCACGACCCGGAAATGCAGAAAACCTGGGAGAGTTATCACCTGATCCGCGATTCAATGCGGGGGGATACGCCTGACGTTCTCCATTTCGATATATCCACTCGCGTGATGGCCGCTATTGAAAATGAGCCAGTACGTCAGGTGTCGCCATTAATCCCTGAGGCCCAACCCGTTCCGCAGCAATGGCAGAAAATGCCGTTCTGGAAAAAAGTGCGTCCGTGGGCGGCGCAGCTTACCCAAATGGGCGTGGCGGCGTGCGTTTCACTTGCAGTTATCGTCGGCGTCCAGCACTATAATGGGCAATCTGAAACATCCCAGCAACCTGAAACGCCGGTTTTCAATACCTTGCCTATGATGGGGAAAGCTAGCCCGGTAAGTCTGGGAGTGCCTTCTGAAGCAGCGCCTGTCGGCAGTCAGCAACTGCAGGTACAGGAGCAGCGTCGTCGCATTAATGCCATGTTGCAGGACTATGAACTGCAGCGCCGACTGCACTCCGAACAGCTTCAGTTTGAGCAGGCGCAAACCCAGCAAGCCGCGGTACAGGTGCCAGGAATCCAAACTTTAGGAACGCAATCGCAGTAA
- the nadB gene encoding L-aspartate oxidase, translating to MMTTPELSCDVLIIGSGAAGLSLALRLAEKHKVIVLSKGLVSEGSTFYAQGGIAAVFDETDSIASHVEDTVIAGAGICDRHAVEFVASNARTCVQWLIDQGVVFDTHVQPNGKKSYHLTREGGHSHRRILHAADATGKEVETTLVSRAQNHPNIQVLERSNAVDLIISDKIGLPGPRRVIGAWIWNRNKEWVETCLAKSVVLATGGASKVYQYTTNPDISSGDGIAMAWRAGCRVANLEFNQFHPTALYHPQARNFLLTEALRGEGAYLKRPDGSRFMPDVDERGELAPRDIVARAIDHEMKRLGADCMFLDISHKPEDFVRQHFPMIYEKLLDLGMDLTKEPIPVVPAAHYTCGGVVVDDYGRTDVDGLYAIGEVSYTGLHGANRMASNSLLECLVYGWSAAMDIDRRIPYIRSVDVLPAWDESRVENADERMVIQHNWHELRLLMWDYMGIVRTTKRLERALRRITMLQQEIDEYYANFRVSNNLLELRNLVQVAELIVRCAMMRKESRGLHFTLDYPQQLAESGPSILSPLTPHINR from the coding sequence ATGATGACAACGCCTGAATTGTCCTGTGATGTGTTAATTATCGGCAGCGGCGCGGCCGGACTCTCGCTGGCGCTGCGTCTGGCTGAAAAACATAAGGTTATCGTCCTGAGTAAAGGGCTGGTGAGCGAGGGCTCCACGTTTTATGCGCAGGGCGGTATTGCCGCCGTGTTTGATGAAACCGACAGTATTGCGTCGCATGTCGAAGATACGGTGATTGCCGGTGCCGGAATTTGCGATCGCCACGCGGTGGAGTTTGTCGCCAGCAACGCCCGTACCTGCGTGCAGTGGCTTATCGATCAGGGCGTCGTGTTTGATACGCATGTCCAGCCAAACGGCAAGAAGAGCTATCATCTCACACGTGAAGGCGGCCACAGTCATCGTCGTATCCTTCATGCCGCCGACGCTACCGGAAAGGAAGTCGAGACTACGTTGGTCAGTCGTGCGCAAAATCATCCTAATATTCAGGTGCTGGAACGCAGCAACGCCGTTGATTTAATTATCTCCGATAAAATTGGTCTGCCGGGGCCTCGCCGGGTCATCGGCGCCTGGATCTGGAATCGTAATAAAGAGTGGGTTGAAACCTGCCTTGCGAAGTCGGTGGTGCTGGCGACCGGCGGCGCCTCAAAGGTTTATCAATACACCACTAACCCGGATATTTCCTCCGGTGACGGTATCGCGATGGCCTGGCGTGCGGGCTGTCGGGTCGCTAATCTGGAATTTAACCAGTTTCATCCAACCGCCCTTTATCATCCGCAGGCGCGTAATTTTCTCCTTACCGAAGCGCTGCGCGGCGAAGGCGCATACCTTAAACGTCCGGACGGTTCGCGGTTTATGCCGGACGTTGACGAACGCGGCGAACTGGCGCCGCGCGATATTGTCGCCCGCGCTATTGACCATGAGATGAAACGACTCGGCGCAGACTGTATGTTTCTCGATATCAGCCACAAGCCTGAAGATTTTGTTCGCCAGCACTTCCCGATGATCTATGAGAAACTGCTCGATTTGGGGATGGATCTAACCAAAGAACCGATTCCCGTCGTTCCTGCCGCGCACTATACCTGCGGCGGCGTGGTCGTCGATGATTATGGCCGTACCGATGTAGACGGTTTATATGCCATTGGCGAAGTCAGTTATACCGGCCTGCACGGCGCTAACCGTATGGCGTCCAACTCGTTGCTGGAATGTTTAGTTTACGGCTGGTCCGCAGCAATGGATATCGACAGGCGAATACCTTATATCCGCAGCGTTGACGTCCTTCCCGCCTGGGATGAAAGCCGCGTGGAGAACGCCGATGAACGGATGGTTATTCAGCATAACTGGCATGAGCTGCGTCTGCTGATGTGGGACTATATGGGTATTGTGCGCACGACGAAACGGCTGGAGCGCGCCTTACGGCGTATTACCATGTTGCAACAAGAGATTGACGAGTATTACGCCAACTTTCGCGTCTCGAATAATTTACTGGAGCTGCGCAATCTGGTGCAGGTGGCCGAACTGATTGTGCGTTGCGCGATGATGCGTAAAGAGAGCCGGGGGCTGCACTTTACGCTGGATTATCCGCAACAACTGGCTGAATCCGGCCCATCGATCCTTTCGCCGTTAACGCCTCACATAAACAGATAA
- the recT_1 gene encoding Gifsy-2 prophage RecT codes for MENTNIVTTEQQAPNTISASNAIFNVQALGQLTAFANLMADSQVTVPAHLAGKPADCMAIVMQAMQWGMNPYAVAQKTHLVNGVLGYEAQLVNAVIASSSAIHGRFHYRYGGDWERCTRTQEITRDKNGKNGKYTVTERVRGWTDEDEIGLFVQVGAILRGESEITWGEPLYLSGVVTRNSPLWVSNPKQQIAYLGVKYWARLYCPEVILGVYSPDEVEQREEREINPAPVQRMSVQEITSEVSTRTSAQESAANVDAVADDLRERIDTASSVDQAKAIRADIESQKALLGTALFTELKNKAVKRYYQVDAQNKVEAVINSIPNPGEPEAAEMFAKAESTLGAAKRHLGDELHDKYRVTLDDMKPEYIG; via the coding sequence ATGGAAAACACAAATATTGTTACCACTGAGCAGCAGGCACCAAACACCATTTCTGCCAGTAACGCAATTTTTAACGTTCAGGCACTGGGTCAGTTAACAGCTTTCGCTAACCTGATGGCAGACTCACAGGTGACGGTACCGGCACACCTTGCAGGGAAACCAGCCGACTGTATGGCAATCGTCATGCAGGCTATGCAATGGGGTATGAATCCTTACGCTGTGGCGCAGAAAACACACCTGGTTAACGGTGTTCTTGGTTACGAGGCACAACTGGTCAACGCAGTAATCGCAAGCTCCAGTGCCATTCATGGCCGTTTTCATTACCGCTATGGGGGTGACTGGGAGCGCTGCACCAGGACACAGGAAATCACACGCGATAAAAACGGTAAAAATGGGAAGTACACCGTCACTGAGCGCGTTCGTGGCTGGACGGATGAGGACGAGATCGGCCTGTTCGTTCAGGTTGGTGCCATTCTGCGAGGTGAATCTGAAATCACCTGGGGAGAACCTCTTTACCTCTCCGGCGTTGTTACCCGCAATTCTCCGCTATGGGTTTCAAACCCTAAACAGCAAATTGCCTATCTGGGCGTTAAATATTGGGCTCGCCTGTACTGCCCGGAAGTGATCCTCGGCGTGTACAGCCCTGATGAGGTTGAGCAACGAGAAGAACGCGAGATTAACCCTGCTCCAGTCCAGCGCATGAGCGTACAGGAAATCACCAGCGAGGTTAGCACCAGGACCAGCGCGCAGGAGTCGGCAGCTAACGTTGATGCTGTTGCCGACGATCTTCGCGAACGTATTGATACAGCAAGTTCCGTTGATCAGGCAAAAGCAATCCGTGCGGATATCGAATCACAGAAAGCGTTGCTGGGTACTGCGCTGTTCACCGAATTAAAAAACAAAGCAGTGAAGCGCTATTACCAGGTCGATGCACAGAATAAAGTCGAGGCAGTGATCAACTCAATTCCAAACCCTGGCGAACCGGAAGCCGCAGAGATGTTTGCTAAAGCTGAAAGTACGCTTGGCGCTGCTAAACGTCATCTTGGCGACGAACTGCACGATAAGTACCGCGTCACCCTGGACGATATGAAACCGGAATACATCGGCTAA
- the intA_1 gene encoding integrase: MAISDSYLKSCLGRERDKVEEKADRDGLWVRISKKGAVTFFYRFRFLGKQDKMTIGSYPEFGLKAAREEVTKWAAILARGENPRIRQGLDKAKINSQYTFEELFREWHAMVCVQKETSDQILRSFELHVFPKLGKYPAHQLTLHNWLTVLDRLAQGYTEITRRVISNGRQCYSWAVKRQLLEVNPLSEMSGRDFGIQKKMGERTLDRKEIAIVWRAIEDSRLIERNKILYKLSLIWACRVGELRQAEVSHFDFEEGVWTVPWENHKTGRKSKKPIIRPIIPEMLPLIQRAIELAPGRFVFSKYADKPMSEGFHMSISSNLVKFMLKAYNEQVPHFTIHDLRRTARTNFSELTEPHIAEMMLGHKLPGVWSVYDKYTYIEEMREAYSKWWARLMSIIEPDVLEFTPRQTG, from the coding sequence ATGGCTATTTCAGATAGTTATCTAAAGTCGTGCCTCGGGCGCGAACGCGATAAAGTTGAAGAGAAGGCAGACCGGGACGGTCTGTGGGTGCGCATTTCCAAAAAGGGCGCCGTCACTTTTTTCTACCGATTCCGTTTCCTGGGTAAGCAGGACAAGATGACGATCGGCAGTTACCCGGAATTCGGGTTGAAGGCCGCGCGCGAAGAGGTAACTAAGTGGGCCGCCATTCTTGCCCGTGGAGAAAATCCGCGGATCAGGCAAGGCCTCGATAAAGCTAAAATCAACAGCCAGTACACATTCGAGGAACTTTTCAGAGAATGGCATGCGATGGTATGCGTTCAGAAAGAAACATCCGATCAAATACTGCGTTCGTTTGAGCTGCATGTATTCCCTAAGCTGGGTAAGTATCCAGCGCATCAGTTGACGCTGCACAACTGGCTTACAGTTCTGGACCGACTGGCGCAGGGATACACTGAGATCACCCGGCGAGTAATTAGTAACGGTCGGCAGTGCTACTCATGGGCAGTGAAGCGCCAGTTGCTTGAGGTTAACCCACTTTCTGAAATGTCCGGTCGTGATTTTGGTATTCAGAAGAAAATGGGGGAGAGAACACTGGATCGCAAAGAAATTGCGATTGTCTGGCGAGCTATTGAGGATTCCCGCCTTATTGAGCGAAACAAGATCCTTTATAAATTGTCTCTGATATGGGCGTGCAGGGTCGGTGAACTCCGTCAGGCTGAAGTTTCTCATTTCGATTTTGAGGAAGGCGTCTGGACCGTGCCGTGGGAAAATCATAAAACGGGACGGAAAAGTAAGAAGCCGATAATCCGCCCGATCATCCCTGAAATGCTCCCGCTGATACAACGAGCCATTGAGTTGGCGCCGGGCCGTTTTGTTTTCTCAAAATATGCAGACAAGCCGATGAGCGAAGGCTTTCATATGAGCATCAGCAGCAACCTTGTTAAGTTCATGCTGAAGGCTTATAACGAGCAGGTTCCGCACTTTACGATCCATGATCTACGCAGAACTGCGCGAACGAATTTCTCCGAGCTGACTGAACCACATATTGCTGAGATGATGCTCGGGCACAAACTGCCTGGAGTGTGGTCGGTGTACGACAAATACACCTATATCGAAGAAATGAGAGAAGCTTATAGTAAATGGTGGGCCCGACTGATGAGCATCATCGAGCCCGATGTTCTGGAGTTCACGCCACGTCAGACCGGATGA
- the STY1013_1 gene encoding putative bacteriophage protein produces the protein MRLINRSKQSPLGRRACDVALAAHHEKFGDYGRQKHVTNYTVVVDGVKVPVEVVNRATSYVATAMIGVRKLRNLPAQAN, from the coding sequence ATGCGCCTTATAAATCGCAGTAAGCAATCGCCATTGGGCCGTCGCGCATGTGATGTTGCACTGGCAGCGCATCATGAGAAGTTCGGCGATTACGGCAGACAAAAGCACGTTACCAATTACACCGTTGTAGTGGATGGCGTAAAGGTTCCTGTCGAAGTAGTTAACCGGGCCACCAGCTACGTAGCCACCGCAATGATCGGCGTCCGGAAACTTAGAAATCTGCCAGCACAGGCAAACTGA